A genome region from Streptomyces antimycoticus includes the following:
- a CDS encoding FadR/GntR family transcriptional regulator: protein MDEQGPQGRGQRPRPQGLHDRLLESLGPAITGGDYPPGTVLRTDELERRYDVSRTVVREAVRVLESMHLVESRRRVGVTVRPTEEWDVFDPQIIRWRLAGPDRPRQLRSLTALRSAIEPAAAALAAEHATPEQCAELTEHALNMVATSRGQQLPAYLIHDVAFHRVVLRASGNEMFARLGDVVAEVLTGRTQHRVMFTDPDPEAVTLHVRVAEAVRAGDAEAAERYTREITVGALRELDILAP from the coding sequence ATGGACGAACAGGGGCCCCAGGGCCGTGGTCAGAGGCCCAGGCCCCAAGGGCTTCACGACCGGCTCCTGGAGTCCCTCGGCCCCGCGATCACCGGGGGCGACTATCCGCCGGGCACCGTCCTGCGCACCGATGAGCTGGAGCGGCGCTACGACGTCTCGCGCACGGTCGTCCGGGAGGCGGTGCGGGTCCTGGAGTCCATGCACCTGGTGGAGTCCCGCCGCCGGGTCGGGGTGACGGTGCGCCCCACCGAGGAGTGGGACGTCTTCGACCCCCAGATCATCCGCTGGCGCCTGGCCGGCCCCGACCGCCCCCGCCAGCTCCGCTCCCTCACCGCCCTCCGCTCGGCCATCGAACCCGCCGCCGCCGCGCTGGCCGCCGAGCACGCCACGCCGGAGCAGTGCGCCGAGCTCACCGAGCACGCCCTCAACATGGTCGCCACCTCACGCGGCCAGCAGCTGCCCGCGTACCTGATCCATGACGTCGCCTTCCACCGCGTGGTGCTGCGCGCCTCGGGCAACGAGATGTTCGCGCGCCTGGGCGACGTCGTCGCCGAGGTCCTGACCGGCCGCACCCAGCACCGCGTCATGTTCACCGACCCCGACCCGGAGGCGGTCACCCTCCACGTCCGCGTGGCCGAAGCGGTCCGGGCGGGCGACGCGGAGGCGGCGGAGCGCTATACGCGGGAGATCACGGTGGGGGCCCTGCGAGAGCTGGACATCCTGGCGCCCTGA
- a CDS encoding GntT/GntP/DsdX family permease — protein MTRLSVEMLAADTVDPITSAGHAQLGIAVLVGIAVLVLLITQTKLHAFLSLTIGSLALGAVAGAPLDKVITSFSAGLGSTVAGVGVLIALGAILGKLLADSGGADQIVDTILAKASNRTMPWAMVLIAGIIGLPLFFEVGMVLMIPVVLLVAKRGNFSLMRIGIPALAGLSVMHGLVPPHPGPLAAIDAVHADLGITLALGVLIAVPTAIIAGPVFSRVADRWVHVTPPDRLMPTRPSEELERRPGFGVTVLTVLLPVVLMLIKALVDIVVDDPENTVQRVADVIGAPLIALLAAVIVGMFTLGRAAGFTKDRISSTVEHSLAPIAGMLLIVAAGGGFKQTLIDIGVGKMIMDISQDWNVSALLLAWLIAVAIRLATGSATVATISAAGLMTPLAADMSSTHVALLVLSIGAGSLFFSHVNDAGFWLVKEYFGMSVGQTVRTWSVMESIISVVGLVFVLLLSLVI, from the coding sequence GTGACCAGACTCAGCGTCGAGATGCTGGCAGCGGACACCGTCGACCCGATCACGTCGGCAGGTCACGCACAGCTCGGCATAGCCGTCCTCGTCGGCATAGCCGTCCTCGTCCTCCTCATCACCCAGACCAAGCTGCACGCGTTCCTGTCGCTGACGATCGGCTCACTGGCGCTCGGCGCCGTCGCGGGAGCCCCGCTCGACAAGGTCATCACCAGCTTCTCGGCCGGCCTCGGGTCGACCGTCGCGGGCGTCGGCGTGCTGATCGCGCTCGGCGCGATCCTCGGCAAGCTCCTCGCCGACTCCGGGGGCGCCGACCAGATCGTCGACACCATCCTCGCCAAGGCGAGCAACCGGACGATGCCCTGGGCGATGGTGCTGATCGCGGGGATCATCGGGCTGCCGCTCTTCTTCGAGGTCGGCATGGTGCTGATGATCCCGGTGGTGCTGCTGGTCGCCAAGCGCGGCAACTTCTCCCTGATGCGGATCGGCATCCCGGCGCTCGCGGGCCTGTCCGTGATGCACGGCCTGGTGCCGCCGCACCCCGGCCCGCTCGCCGCGATCGACGCGGTCCACGCCGACCTGGGGATCACCCTGGCGCTCGGCGTCCTCATCGCCGTGCCCACCGCCATCATCGCGGGCCCGGTCTTCTCGCGCGTCGCCGACCGCTGGGTGCATGTCACCCCGCCGGACCGGCTGATGCCCACGCGGCCGTCGGAGGAGCTGGAGCGGCGTCCCGGGTTCGGCGTCACCGTGCTCACCGTGCTGCTCCCGGTCGTGCTGATGCTGATCAAGGCGCTGGTCGACATCGTGGTGGACGACCCGGAGAACACCGTCCAGCGGGTCGCCGACGTCATCGGCGCTCCCCTGATCGCGCTGCTGGCAGCGGTGATCGTGGGCATGTTCACCCTCGGCCGGGCCGCGGGCTTCACCAAGGACCGGATCTCCTCCACCGTCGAGCACTCGCTCGCCCCGATCGCCGGAATGCTGCTGATCGTCGCCGCGGGCGGCGGCTTCAAGCAGACGCTGATCGACATCGGCGTCGGCAAGATGATCATGGACATCTCGCAGGACTGGAACGTCTCCGCGCTGCTGCTCGCCTGGCTGATCGCGGTCGCCATCCGCCTCGCCACCGGCTCCGCGACGGTGGCCACGATCTCGGCCGCCGGGCTGATGACCCCGCTGGCCGCCGATATGTCGAGCACCCATGTGGCGCTGCTCGTGCTGTCCATCGGCGCCGGGTCGCTCTTCTTCAGCCATGTCAACGACGCGGGATTCTGGCTGGTCAAGGAGTACTTCGGGATGAGCGTCGGGCAGACCGTGCGGACCTGGTCGGTGATGGAGTCGATCATCTCCGTCGTCGGGCTCGTCTTCGTCCTGCTGCTGTCCCTGGTGATCTAG
- a CDS encoding gluconokinase, with translation MHAPQVVVVMGVSGTGKTTVGPLLAEELGVPYAEADDFHPPANIAKMSAGTPLDDDDRRPWLDAIGAWAHDHAEGGGVVSCSALKRKYRDRLRSAAPGIVFLHLTGDRELIAERMKERKGHFFSGELLDSQLATLEPLQPDEYGVAVDVGPEPELITERADAELRRLEHQ, from the coding sequence ATGCACGCCCCCCAGGTTGTCGTGGTCATGGGAGTGTCCGGAACGGGCAAGACCACGGTCGGCCCCCTGCTGGCGGAGGAGCTCGGCGTCCCGTATGCCGAGGCCGACGACTTCCACCCACCGGCCAACATCGCCAAGATGTCGGCCGGGACCCCGCTGGACGACGACGACCGGCGCCCCTGGCTGGACGCCATAGGTGCCTGGGCCCACGACCACGCCGAGGGCGGGGGCGTGGTGAGCTGCTCCGCGCTCAAGCGGAAGTACCGCGATCGGCTGCGGTCCGCCGCGCCCGGCATCGTCTTCCTCCATCTGACCGGCGACCGCGAGCTGATCGCCGAGCGGATGAAGGAGCGCAAGGGCCACTTCTTCTCCGGGGAACTGCTCGACTCCCAGCTCGCCACGCTCGAACCGCTGCAGCCGGACGAGTACGGCGTCGCCGTGGACGTCGGCCCGGAACCCGAGCTCATCACCGAGCGGGCCGACGCCGAACTGCGGCGGCTCGAACACCAGTAA